In Capillimicrobium parvum, a genomic segment contains:
- a CDS encoding Eco57I restriction-modification methylase domain-containing protein, which translates to MMEPLFTLDEPQAPAVGRHSSQKANGIHYTPTELAAFVARRALSELDGGELVVLDPACGDGELLLALAVEAAALGLPRPHLVGVDTDAEAIRVAADRLGDAPAASVVLRTGDFLAMGSDEAGELPDSYDLVISNPPYVRTQVLGAARAQALGKQFGLTGRVDLYHAFVAGMTAKLSEGGVLGLLCSNRFVTTKGGQSLRALLLRHYDIGELWDLGDTKLFEAAVLPAVVVARRTAMPSSRTGSFVRVYEDEAANGEVTAEDSLLAALESDAEGLVEVAGRQFEVERGELVEPSSERPWRLTSARGARWMEVVQKRSAGRFGDLGPIRVGIKTTADSVFIKATWDDLPADIRPESELVHPLLTHRLAARWRAEESAKGARFVLYPHEMRNGRKQAVDLARFPRAARYLELHRERLEGREYVRKAGRSWYEIWVPQQPDAWAHPKLVWPDISDRPKFFLDESGAIVNGDCYWLSCKGLAEDEAALALAVANSSFALRYYDLCCGNRLYAGRRRFITQYLEELPVPEAPSAALREVADMVSQLRDPASQDPETRSATEASLDAVVSELFGLREEVAR; encoded by the coding sequence ATGATGGAGCCGCTTTTCACGCTCGACGAGCCGCAGGCTCCGGCCGTCGGTCGCCACTCGTCTCAGAAGGCGAACGGCATCCACTACACGCCAACGGAGCTTGCCGCGTTCGTTGCGCGCCGGGCGCTGTCGGAGCTCGACGGGGGAGAGCTGGTCGTGCTCGACCCGGCGTGCGGCGACGGAGAGCTCCTCCTTGCCCTGGCCGTCGAGGCTGCTGCCCTCGGCCTTCCTCGACCTCATCTCGTCGGAGTGGACACGGACGCGGAGGCCATCCGTGTTGCCGCGGACCGACTTGGCGATGCGCCCGCTGCGAGCGTTGTTCTGCGCACGGGCGACTTCCTGGCGATGGGAAGTGACGAAGCGGGGGAGCTTCCCGACTCGTACGACCTTGTCATCTCCAACCCGCCGTACGTGAGGACTCAAGTCTTGGGCGCCGCGCGGGCCCAAGCGCTTGGCAAGCAGTTCGGCCTGACGGGGCGCGTGGACCTCTATCACGCCTTCGTCGCAGGCATGACCGCGAAGCTGTCTGAGGGTGGAGTTCTCGGGCTGCTGTGCTCGAACCGCTTCGTAACGACTAAGGGCGGTCAGTCGCTGCGGGCCCTGCTGCTTCGTCACTACGACATCGGGGAGCTATGGGACCTCGGGGACACGAAGCTGTTCGAGGCTGCCGTGCTGCCGGCGGTCGTCGTCGCCAGGCGGACGGCTATGCCGTCATCCAGAACAGGGTCGTTCGTACGCGTGTACGAGGACGAGGCGGCCAACGGTGAGGTGACCGCCGAAGACTCCCTGCTGGCGGCGCTGGAGAGTGACGCCGAAGGACTTGTAGAGGTGGCTGGCCGCCAATTCGAGGTCGAGCGCGGCGAACTCGTGGAGCCGTCTTCGGAGCGACCGTGGCGGCTCACGTCGGCGCGCGGCGCTCGATGGATGGAAGTAGTCCAGAAGCGTTCCGCCGGCCGGTTCGGGGACCTCGGGCCGATACGCGTTGGCATCAAGACGACTGCCGACAGCGTGTTCATCAAGGCGACGTGGGACGACCTTCCCGCAGACATTCGTCCGGAAAGCGAGCTCGTGCACCCACTGCTCACGCATCGCCTCGCGGCTCGATGGCGCGCAGAGGAAAGCGCGAAGGGCGCGCGTTTCGTCCTGTACCCGCACGAGATGAGGAACGGCCGTAAGCAGGCCGTGGACCTCGCGCGCTTCCCGCGCGCAGCGAGGTACTTGGAGCTTCATCGCGAGCGGCTCGAAGGCCGCGAGTACGTGCGCAAGGCGGGTCGCTCTTGGTACGAGATTTGGGTGCCGCAGCAGCCGGACGCGTGGGCGCATCCGAAGCTCGTGTGGCCGGACATCTCTGACCGACCGAAGTTCTTCCTCGATGAGAGCGGCGCCATCGTGAACGGTGACTGCTACTGGCTGTCCTGCAAGGGGCTGGCGGAGGACGAGGCTGCTCTCGCGCTCGCCGTTGCCAATTCCTCCTTCGCGCTTCGGTACTACGACCTCTGTTGCGGCAACCGCCTGTACGCGGGCCGGCGGCGGTTCATCACGCAGTACCTGGAAGAGTTGCCTGTGCCGGAGGCGCCTTCTGCTGCGCTGCGCGAAGTCGCGGACATGGTGTCGCAGCTACGGGACCCGGCCAGTCAGGACCCGGAGACACGCAGCGCGACTGAAGCGTCGCTTGACGCCGTGGTGTCGGAGCTGTTCGGCCTAAGAGAAGAAGTTGCTAGGTAG
- a CDS encoding RES family NAD+ phosphorylase has product MPVASWQAEPARVSDEWVCYRQVSPEWAPLYHAAGEPVPSQSDARWHRQGEGYAQYMALEPLGAWAELVRYEGIRGNARADEYRRRLWVMFVREHDIADLSTFEAYDACGLDPRIAVGKHTESQKLADDLRAAGFRGVLSPSAALVGATNLTLFGARYEKLLLGGLATWPNPQPGLRLPCSLVVEGNPPDQLITETVFEDIEHDGYRDWLRANGKPLPADPP; this is encoded by the coding sequence GTGCCCGTGGCCAGCTGGCAGGCTGAACCCGCACGCGTCAGCGACGAGTGGGTCTGCTACCGCCAGGTCTCACCGGAGTGGGCGCCGCTGTATCACGCCGCCGGCGAGCCGGTGCCGTCGCAGTCCGACGCGCGCTGGCACCGCCAAGGCGAGGGCTACGCGCAGTACATGGCGCTGGAGCCGCTCGGCGCGTGGGCGGAGCTCGTGCGCTACGAGGGCATCCGCGGCAACGCGCGCGCCGATGAGTACCGGCGCCGGCTGTGGGTGATGTTCGTGCGCGAGCACGACATCGCCGACCTTTCGACGTTCGAGGCCTACGACGCCTGCGGACTCGACCCGCGCATCGCCGTCGGCAAGCACACCGAGTCGCAGAAGCTGGCCGATGACCTGCGCGCGGCCGGGTTTCGCGGCGTGCTGTCGCCCTCGGCGGCGCTGGTCGGCGCGACCAACCTCACTCTGTTCGGCGCGCGCTACGAAAAGCTCCTGCTCGGCGGCCTGGCCACATGGCCCAACCCCCAGCCGGGACTGCGTCTGCCCTGCAGCCTCGTCGTCGAGGGCAATCCGCCCGACCAGCTCATCACCGAAACGGTGTTCGAGGACATCGAACACGACGGCTATCGCGACTGGCTGAGAGCCAACGGCAAGCCGCTTCCCGCGGACCCGCCGTAG
- a CDS encoding creatininase, whose product MARDRTPRLLDQLTWPEVRDAAARDAGVIVPVGATEQHGPHLPLATDALLATELALAVAEPLDLHVAPPLAYGYRSRPLSGGGPSFPGTISLGARTLMALLEDVLAGLVQSGFRRLAVLSWHFENANFVYEAAWLAHERCKPTAAQIMVVEAPFAELSEDTMQALFGDEFPGWDVEHAAILETSLMLHLRPELVRFDRAVDDAAARHPFYDVVPPPADFVPASGVLWKATRAAPEKGASAWPEIVSSLRDALAVDLPARPA is encoded by the coding sequence ATGGCCCGGGATCGCACACCGCGGCTGCTCGACCAGCTGACGTGGCCGGAGGTCCGCGACGCCGCCGCCCGGGACGCGGGTGTGATCGTGCCCGTCGGCGCGACGGAGCAGCACGGCCCGCACCTGCCCCTGGCCACGGACGCACTGCTCGCCACCGAGCTGGCCCTCGCCGTGGCCGAACCGCTGGATCTCCACGTCGCGCCGCCGCTCGCGTACGGGTATCGCTCACGGCCCCTGTCGGGCGGCGGCCCGTCCTTTCCGGGCACGATCTCGCTCGGCGCACGGACGCTGATGGCGCTGCTCGAGGACGTGCTCGCCGGCCTGGTCCAGAGCGGCTTTCGCCGCCTCGCGGTGCTGAGCTGGCACTTCGAGAACGCGAACTTCGTCTACGAGGCCGCTTGGCTCGCGCACGAGCGCTGCAAGCCGACGGCGGCGCAGATCATGGTGGTCGAGGCGCCGTTCGCCGAGCTCTCGGAGGACACCATGCAGGCGCTGTTCGGTGACGAGTTCCCGGGCTGGGACGTCGAGCATGCGGCCATACTCGAGACCTCGCTCATGCTGCACCTCCGACCGGAGCTCGTGCGCTTCGACCGCGCCGTCGACGACGCGGCGGCGCGCCATCCGTTCTATGACGTGGTGCCGCCACCGGCCGACTTCGTTCCCGCGTCGGGGGTCCTGTGGAAAGCGACGCGGGCAGCGCCGGAGAAGGGCGCGTCGGCATGGCCGGAGATCGTGTCGAGCCTTCGGGACGCGCTCGCCGTCGACCTTCCCGCCCGGCCTGCTTGA
- a CDS encoding cytosine permease has translation MEPTDHHHAGAEIAAQVGHDYSSSNHGIVPLSERRGTWTHHVPLWLTFYPGFAYMALGFELYGEGFTLRRMLFCVVISSCCYLAYAIPAAYLGATRGQTTTLMSRSIFGVAGSGLVSVLVMIVPLGWVGYQANLLGSIWNGLYGWGPVLTLGIVIAVLGVVNNILGFTGITLFARFVAAPLTLVWVVYALIKALTVTPGHVLSSHGPGATTTVAGIVLAISFATYGNEPDLFRYAKPRLRDCVPPLAIGLFVGQIVLPTAGWIMAARVGSGDFGKVFDATVTFSLFGASALAFILATATQIAVNDANYYESLNGGQNVLGGWRPWRRLYTCLILAAVGGFMAWWVPQSLDNFFRITTLLAVTVPTATVIMYTDQLLLPRVLGVRRKLDRVPAWRETAPANWPAIGALVVAILFGSFGNGILPGQDGVPLSGWGIPTLEAWAVGAVVYVALAALAIRGRTPEHALGFPRFSAPAAPAAPKEPAVEPTVLG, from the coding sequence ATGGAGCCAACCGACCATCACCACGCCGGCGCAGAGATCGCCGCACAGGTCGGCCACGACTATTCCTCCAGCAACCACGGCATCGTCCCGCTGAGCGAGCGGCGCGGCACGTGGACGCACCACGTGCCGCTGTGGCTGACGTTCTATCCGGGCTTCGCCTACATGGCGCTGGGCTTCGAGCTGTACGGGGAGGGCTTCACGCTGCGCCGGATGCTGTTCTGCGTGGTGATCAGCTCATGCTGCTATCTGGCCTACGCGATCCCTGCGGCATATCTCGGCGCGACGCGCGGGCAGACCACCACGCTCATGAGCCGCTCGATCTTCGGCGTGGCCGGCTCGGGGCTCGTGTCGGTGCTGGTGATGATCGTGCCGCTCGGGTGGGTGGGTTACCAGGCGAACCTCCTCGGCTCGATCTGGAACGGGCTGTACGGCTGGGGCCCCGTGCTCACGCTCGGCATCGTCATCGCGGTGCTCGGCGTCGTGAACAACATCCTCGGCTTCACGGGCATCACCCTGTTCGCCCGCTTCGTGGCCGCGCCCCTGACGCTCGTCTGGGTGGTCTATGCCCTCATCAAGGCGCTCACCGTGACGCCGGGGCACGTCCTCTCCTCGCACGGCCCGGGCGCGACGACGACGGTCGCGGGGATCGTCCTCGCGATCAGCTTCGCCACCTACGGCAACGAGCCGGACCTGTTCCGCTACGCCAAGCCGCGGCTTCGTGATTGCGTGCCGCCGCTGGCGATCGGGCTGTTCGTCGGCCAGATCGTCCTCCCGACCGCCGGCTGGATCATGGCCGCGCGGGTCGGTAGCGGCGACTTCGGCAAGGTGTTCGACGCGACCGTGACCTTCTCGTTGTTCGGAGCGTCGGCGCTCGCCTTCATCCTCGCCACGGCGACCCAGATCGCCGTCAACGACGCGAACTACTACGAGTCCCTGAACGGCGGCCAGAACGTGCTCGGCGGCTGGCGGCCGTGGCGCCGGCTGTACACCTGCCTGATCCTCGCGGCGGTCGGCGGCTTCATGGCCTGGTGGGTGCCCCAGAGCCTGGACAACTTCTTCCGGATCACGACGCTGCTGGCGGTGACCGTCCCGACCGCGACGGTGATCATGTACACCGACCAGCTCCTGCTGCCGCGCGTGCTCGGCGTGCGGCGCAAGCTGGATCGCGTGCCGGCGTGGCGGGAGACGGCCCCGGCGAACTGGCCCGCGATCGGGGCGCTGGTCGTGGCGATCCTCTTCGGCAGCTTCGGCAACGGGATCCTGCCCGGCCAGGACGGCGTGCCGCTGAGCGGCTGGGGCATCCCGACGCTCGAGGCGTGGGCCGTGGGCGCGGTCGTGTACGTCGCGTTGGCGGCGCTCGCGATCCGCGGGCGCACGCCGGAGCACGCGCTCGGCTTCCCGCGGTTCAGCGCCCCCGCTGCGCCGGCCGCACCCAAGGAGCCCGCTGTCGAGCCGACGGTGCTGGGCTGA
- a CDS encoding aminopeptidase P family protein — protein sequence MEAAARLAERPQLIHIENGERATPFFSDAEMDRRLAGLRAAMAELDVEAVLLTSIHNINYHADFLYCTFGRRYGLFVTPERQTSISANIDGGQPWRRTYGENVVYTDWQRDNYFRAVAELANGTRRLGVEFDHLTLEGRAKLEVAVPGVELVDIGPATMRRRMVKSAEEIDVIRNGARVADIGGAACLEAAAEGVPEHQVAQHATHAMVDEIARTYPHAELMDTWTWFQSGINTDGAHNPVTSRRLRAGDILSLNCFPMIQGYYTALERTLFLGHVPTPRHLQLWEINCEVHRRGLALVRPGVRCCDIAAELNEIYAAYDVLQYRTFGYGHSFGVLCHYYGREAGLELREDIETVLEPGMVVSIEPMIMLPEGVPGAGGYREHDILVVTDDGADDITGFPFGPEHNVVGA from the coding sequence GTGGAAGCCGCCGCACGGTTGGCCGAACGCCCGCAGCTCATCCACATCGAGAACGGGGAGCGAGCGACGCCGTTCTTCTCGGACGCCGAGATGGACCGCCGCCTCGCCGGGCTGCGCGCCGCCATGGCGGAGCTCGACGTGGAGGCGGTGCTGCTCACGTCGATCCACAACATCAACTACCACGCAGACTTCCTCTACTGCACGTTCGGGCGCCGTTACGGCCTGTTCGTCACGCCCGAGCGCCAGACGTCGATCAGCGCGAACATCGACGGCGGCCAGCCGTGGCGGCGGACGTACGGTGAGAACGTCGTCTACACCGACTGGCAGCGCGACAACTACTTCCGCGCCGTCGCGGAGCTCGCGAACGGCACGCGCCGGCTGGGCGTCGAGTTCGACCACCTGACGCTGGAGGGGCGCGCCAAGCTCGAGGTCGCCGTACCGGGGGTCGAGCTCGTGGACATCGGCCCGGCGACGATGCGCCGCCGGATGGTCAAGTCAGCCGAGGAGATCGACGTCATCCGCAACGGGGCGCGCGTCGCCGACATCGGCGGCGCCGCCTGTCTCGAGGCGGCCGCCGAGGGCGTGCCGGAACACCAGGTCGCGCAGCACGCGACGCACGCCATGGTTGACGAGATCGCGCGCACCTACCCGCACGCCGAGCTGATGGACACGTGGACGTGGTTCCAGTCCGGGATCAACACCGACGGCGCGCACAATCCGGTGACGAGCCGGCGCCTGCGCGCCGGCGACATCCTGAGCCTGAACTGCTTCCCGATGATCCAGGGCTACTACACCGCTCTGGAACGGACGCTCTTCCTCGGCCACGTGCCGACGCCGCGCCACCTCCAGCTGTGGGAGATCAACTGCGAGGTGCATCGTCGCGGGCTGGCGCTCGTCCGCCCCGGGGTGCGCTGCTGCGACATCGCCGCGGAGCTCAACGAGATCTACGCCGCGTACGACGTCCTGCAGTACCGCACATTCGGTTACGGGCACTCCTTCGGGGTCCTGTGTCACTACTACGGGCGCGAGGCGGGCCTCGAGCTGCGCGAGGACATCGAAACGGTGCTCGAGCCGGGCATGGTCGTCTCGATCGAGCCGATGATCATGCTGCCCGAGGGCGTGCCCGGCGCCGGTGGCTACCGCGAGCACGACATCCTCGTCGTGACCGACGACGGCGCCGACGACATCACCGGGTTCCCGTTCGGGCCGGAGCACAACGTCGTCGGCGCGTAG
- a CDS encoding PucR family transcriptional regulator, with translation MPITVHELLADPLLRLEPVVTGDTQRTISWVHSSEMPDPADAAFLRGGEVVLTAGVWYWAGASAAAFVDGLARVGAAALGFGVSSLVDEVPAPLVTACRDATLTLFRVPSDMAFITITQTFVECFVKEREQALRETVARNDRFVRAARNGRGLPGTLSVLRSYHARPAWVLSPTRGVLAAAHHAPPAHLLDAVGELPAHLDQPADVAGHSAFSILGPSDTDAYLVLAASLAELSVAERAIIDQALAFLAVELQREAAVRESEQRYAAELFDLIAAGDAQFAAVEARLRALDLPADAPLAGLVCRAPDLPVAGARLLAALEELHLPNVTATKGAEVAALIPWPHPIEELEALGARLLQALGDGAALGAGSPAEAPQDLRRTLLEARHACRIALRRRDAHYATYPQVGSHALLLALQDDQVLETFRGALLEPLLAQDTRRHTVLVPTIRAFLAADGHYRQTAAALHVHVNTLRLRLARIEQLTGRDLSRLEDRVDFYLALSAAGELPGDSETPPGAG, from the coding sequence ATGCCGATCACGGTGCACGAGCTGCTCGCGGATCCGCTGCTGCGGCTCGAGCCGGTGGTCACCGGCGACACCCAGCGCACCATCTCGTGGGTGCACTCGAGCGAGATGCCGGACCCGGCCGACGCGGCGTTCCTGCGCGGCGGCGAGGTGGTGCTCACCGCCGGCGTCTGGTACTGGGCCGGGGCCTCTGCGGCGGCGTTCGTCGATGGGCTGGCGCGCGTGGGGGCCGCCGCGCTCGGGTTCGGCGTCAGCTCGCTGGTGGACGAGGTGCCCGCGCCGCTCGTCACGGCGTGTCGCGACGCCACGCTGACGCTCTTCCGGGTGCCCAGCGATATGGCGTTCATCACGATCACCCAGACGTTCGTCGAGTGCTTCGTCAAGGAGCGCGAGCAGGCCCTCCGCGAGACGGTGGCGCGCAACGACCGGTTCGTCCGGGCCGCGCGCAACGGCCGCGGGCTGCCGGGCACCCTGAGCGTGCTGCGCAGCTACCACGCGAGGCCCGCGTGGGTCCTGAGCCCGACCCGCGGCGTGCTCGCCGCCGCCCACCACGCGCCGCCCGCGCACCTGCTCGATGCCGTCGGCGAGCTGCCCGCGCACCTCGATCAGCCGGCAGACGTGGCCGGCCACAGCGCCTTCTCGATCCTCGGGCCGTCGGACACGGACGCCTACCTCGTGCTGGCCGCGTCGTTGGCGGAGCTGTCGGTCGCCGAGCGCGCGATCATCGACCAGGCGCTCGCCTTCCTCGCTGTCGAGCTCCAGCGCGAGGCGGCCGTGCGTGAGAGCGAGCAGCGCTACGCGGCGGAGCTGTTCGACCTGATCGCCGCCGGCGACGCCCAGTTCGCCGCCGTCGAGGCGCGGCTGCGCGCACTGGACCTCCCCGCCGACGCGCCGCTCGCCGGCCTCGTGTGCCGCGCGCCCGACCTCCCGGTCGCAGGTGCCCGCCTGCTCGCGGCGCTCGAGGAGCTTCACCTCCCCAACGTGACGGCAACCAAGGGCGCCGAGGTCGCCGCCCTGATCCCGTGGCCGCACCCGATCGAGGAGCTCGAGGCGCTCGGCGCGCGACTGCTCCAGGCTCTCGGTGACGGCGCCGCGCTCGGTGCCGGCAGCCCGGCCGAGGCGCCCCAGGACCTGCGCCGGACGCTGCTCGAGGCGCGCCACGCGTGCCGCATCGCCCTGCGGCGCCGGGACGCGCACTACGCGACGTACCCGCAGGTCGGCTCGCACGCGCTGCTCCTCGCGCTGCAGGACGACCAGGTGCTGGAGACGTTCCGTGGCGCGCTCCTTGAGCCCCTGCTCGCCCAGGACACCCGGCGGCACACGGTGCTCGTGCCCACGATCCGCGCGTTCCTCGCGGCCGACGGCCACTACCGCCAGACGGCGGCCGCGCTGCACGTCCATGTGAACACGCTGCGTCTGCGCCTTGCGCGCATCGAGCAACTGACCGGGCGCGACCTGTCGCGGCTCGAGGACCGCGTCGACTTCTACCTGGCCCTCAGCGCCGCCGGCGAGCTGCCCGGCGACAGCGAGACGCCGCCCGGCGCCGGGTGA
- a CDS encoding heavy metal translocating P-type ATPase, giving the protein MVSAAPPSESTVLHVGGLHYAGEKAVVEHALGARPGVIDVDANPVAQTATVTFDPAQTSVEDLRRWVQECGYHCAGQSVPGHVCDPMAERTAPHRAHDRAAVERAADAHGHGHGGHAGMSMDSMVRDMRDRFLVAVVFTIPIVLWSTVGTNLLGTELPTPFGIDRDVWQFLLSLPIVFYSSTIFFTGAVNALRNRTLDMMVLVAVAIGTAWVYSVAVTFFVDGEVFYESAGMLASFVLLGHWFEMRARGGANDAVRTLLDLAPPKAVIVREGEPVEVPTAEVAVGDLLLVRPGSKVPVDATVEEGESHVDESTVTGESLPVRKAPGDQLIGATINQNGTLRARASAVGSDTALAQVVKLVQEAQNSKAPGQRLADRAAFWLVLVALVGGTLTFVVWYLVVGRDLQESLLFAITVVVITCPDALGLATPTAIMVGTSLGAKRGILFKNAIALEQAAALDTVVFDKTGTLTRGEPEVVDVATADGIDEDEVLRLVAGAEGDSEHPLARAIVEAARSRGLQPPRTDAFEAVPGHGLLATVDGRRVLVGNARLLEAHGISRDGLAARSEEMAGAGRTSVEVAVGDRAAAVIAIADAPRETSAEAIRALREQGVRAVMLSGDSQATARRIAARLGIDEVIAEVLPADKAAKIRELQSAPSARRVAMVGDGVNDAPALAQADVGIAIGAGTDVAVETADVVLMRSDPLDVATAITISRGTRRKMHQNLAWAVGYNSLALPIAAGVLEPVGFVLRPEVGAISMAGSSIIVALNAVSLRRLRLPGRDGAGPHDT; this is encoded by the coding sequence GTGGTCTCCGCCGCCCCACCCAGCGAGTCGACGGTCCTGCACGTCGGGGGTCTCCACTACGCCGGCGAGAAGGCCGTGGTCGAGCACGCGCTGGGCGCCCGGCCTGGGGTGATCGACGTCGACGCCAACCCGGTGGCCCAGACCGCCACGGTGACGTTCGACCCGGCGCAGACGTCCGTGGAGGACCTGCGCCGCTGGGTCCAGGAATGCGGCTATCACTGCGCCGGCCAATCCGTGCCGGGCCACGTGTGCGACCCGATGGCCGAGCGCACCGCGCCCCACCGGGCCCACGACCGCGCGGCCGTCGAGCGCGCCGCGGACGCCCATGGCCACGGTCACGGCGGCCATGCCGGGATGTCGATGGACTCGATGGTCCGCGACATGCGCGACCGCTTCCTGGTCGCGGTCGTCTTCACGATCCCGATCGTCCTGTGGTCGACGGTCGGGACCAACCTCCTCGGGACGGAGCTGCCCACGCCGTTCGGCATCGACCGTGACGTCTGGCAGTTCCTGCTGAGTCTGCCGATCGTCTTCTACTCCTCGACGATCTTCTTCACCGGCGCCGTCAACGCACTGCGCAACCGGACGCTCGACATGATGGTCCTGGTCGCCGTGGCGATCGGGACCGCGTGGGTCTACTCGGTCGCCGTGACGTTCTTCGTCGACGGCGAGGTCTTCTACGAGTCGGCCGGGATGCTCGCCTCGTTCGTCCTGCTCGGCCACTGGTTCGAGATGCGCGCGCGGGGCGGCGCCAACGACGCCGTGCGCACCCTGCTGGACCTCGCACCGCCGAAGGCCGTGATCGTGCGCGAGGGCGAACCGGTCGAAGTGCCCACCGCCGAGGTCGCGGTCGGCGACCTGCTGCTCGTCCGCCCCGGGTCCAAGGTCCCCGTCGACGCCACCGTCGAGGAGGGCGAGAGCCACGTCGACGAGTCCACGGTCACCGGGGAGAGCCTGCCGGTCAGGAAGGCGCCCGGCGACCAGCTCATCGGCGCGACGATCAACCAGAACGGCACGTTGCGCGCCCGCGCGTCCGCGGTCGGCTCCGACACCGCGCTCGCGCAGGTGGTCAAGCTCGTCCAGGAGGCCCAGAACTCCAAGGCCCCCGGCCAGCGCCTCGCCGACCGCGCAGCGTTCTGGCTCGTGCTGGTCGCCCTTGTGGGCGGCACGCTGACCTTCGTCGTCTGGTACCTCGTCGTCGGCCGCGACCTCCAGGAATCGCTGCTGTTCGCGATCACCGTGGTCGTCATCACCTGCCCGGACGCCCTCGGCCTGGCCACTCCGACCGCGATCATGGTCGGCACGAGCCTCGGAGCCAAGCGCGGCATCCTTTTCAAGAACGCCATCGCCCTCGAGCAGGCCGCGGCGCTCGACACGGTCGTCTTCGACAAGACCGGCACGCTGACCCGAGGCGAGCCCGAGGTCGTCGACGTCGCCACCGCCGACGGCATCGACGAGGACGAGGTCCTCCGGCTCGTCGCCGGCGCGGAGGGCGACAGCGAGCACCCGCTCGCACGGGCGATCGTCGAGGCCGCGAGGAGCCGCGGGCTGCAGCCGCCGCGGACCGACGCGTTCGAGGCGGTCCCCGGCCACGGTCTGCTCGCGACCGTCGACGGCCGTCGCGTGCTGGTCGGCAACGCGCGCCTGCTCGAAGCGCACGGCATCTCGCGCGATGGCCTGGCCGCACGATCCGAGGAGATGGCCGGCGCGGGCCGCACGAGCGTGGAGGTGGCCGTCGGCGATCGTGCCGCGGCCGTCATCGCGATCGCCGATGCGCCGCGAGAGACGTCCGCCGAGGCCATCCGCGCCCTGCGCGAACAGGGCGTCCGCGCGGTCATGCTCTCCGGCGACAGCCAGGCCACCGCCCGGCGCATCGCCGCTCGGCTCGGCATCGACGAGGTCATCGCCGAGGTGCTGCCCGCCGACAAGGCGGCCAAGATCAGGGAGCTCCAATCGGCCCCGTCCGCCCGCAGGGTCGCGATGGTCGGCGACGGCGTCAACGACGCTCCCGCACTCGCCCAGGCCGACGTCGGCATCGCGATCGGCGCCGGCACGGACGTCGCCGTCGAGACCGCGGATGTCGTGCTCATGCGCTCGGACCCGCTCGACGTCGCCACCGCCATCACCATCAGCCGCGGCACGAGGCGCAAGATGCACCAGAACCTCGCCTGGGCGGTCGGCTACAACAGCCTCGCCCTGCCGATCGCCGCGGGCGTCCTCGAACCTGTCGGCTTCGTCCTGCGCCCGGAGGTGGGCGCCATCTCCATGGCCGGCTCGAGCATCATCGTCGCCCTCAACGCCGTCTCGCTGAGGCGCCTGCGCCTACCCGGGCGTGACGGCGCAGGTCCTCACGACACCTGA
- a CDS encoding nitroreductase family protein, producing the protein MTADPNAPTPTLPLSAEQLLTTTRAVRKRLDFDRPVPRALLRECVEAALQAPSGSNRWAMQFVIVTDPERRRALADVYRAGYALYREMDGVYIGSVDKGDEELNRQQQRTARSADHLAENMHRAPALVVACAPGRAEGDVAPIRKTTLLGSVLPGMWSFMLAARLRGLGTAWTTVHLFKEQDAADVLGIPNDAVTMGALTPVAFTKGTDFRPALRPDPDSVIHWDRW; encoded by the coding sequence ATGACGGCTGACCCCAACGCACCGACGCCGACGCTGCCGCTGTCCGCGGAGCAGCTGCTGACGACCACGCGGGCGGTGCGCAAGCGACTGGACTTCGACCGGCCGGTGCCGCGCGCATTGCTGCGCGAGTGCGTCGAGGCCGCGCTCCAGGCGCCGTCGGGGTCCAACCGCTGGGCCATGCAGTTCGTGATCGTGACCGACCCGGAGCGCCGCCGGGCCCTCGCCGACGTCTACCGAGCCGGCTACGCCCTCTATCGCGAGATGGACGGCGTGTACATCGGCAGCGTGGACAAGGGCGACGAGGAGCTCAACCGCCAGCAGCAGCGCACGGCGCGGTCGGCGGACCATCTGGCCGAGAACATGCATCGCGCTCCCGCACTGGTCGTCGCGTGCGCGCCCGGGCGCGCGGAGGGCGACGTCGCGCCGATCCGCAAGACCACGCTGCTCGGCAGCGTCCTGCCGGGCATGTGGTCCTTCATGCTCGCGGCCCGCCTGCGTGGGCTCGGCACGGCATGGACCACGGTCCACCTCTTCAAGGAGCAGGACGCCGCCGACGTCCTCGGGATCCCGAACGACGCGGTCACGATGGGCGCCCTGACCCCCGTGGCGTTCACGAAGGGCACGGACTTCCGCCCGGCGCTGCGCCCGGACCCGGACTCCGTCATCCACTGGGATCGCTGGTAG